From the Cyanobacteriota bacterium genome, one window contains:
- the purU gene encoding formyltetrahydrofolate deformylase, giving the protein MAALKLLISCPDQKGIVYELTKFIAENDGNIIDSQQHSMDDKFFMRLEIDSSNFKIDYSNLEEKFKPLADRFDMDFKFSLKKKNMAMLVSKHHHCLNDILLKHKYGVIDVDIPVIISNHPEAEEVAALYGIKFHHCPIINKDKVAQEAKILEILQPLDIDFIVMARYMQILSEDFINQYSYNIINVHHSFLPSFKGANPYHQAYEKGVKIIGATAHYATADLDMGPIIAQDVTTVNYKDTANDYVSKGRDIEELVFSRAIKAHSEDKIIVFDNKTIVFH; this is encoded by the coding sequence ATGGCAGCTTTAAAGCTACTAATATCCTGCCCTGATCAAAAAGGTATCGTCTATGAATTAACAAAATTCATTGCGGAGAATGACGGCAATATAATTGATTCTCAACAACACTCAATGGATGACAAGTTTTTTATGAGACTTGAAATTGATAGTAGTAATTTCAAAATTGATTACTCAAATCTTGAAGAGAAATTTAAACCACTTGCTGATCGTTTTGATATGGATTTTAAATTCAGTCTGAAAAAAAAGAATATGGCGATGCTCGTTTCAAAACATCATCATTGTCTCAATGATATTTTGCTGAAACATAAATATGGTGTTATTGATGTTGATATTCCTGTGATAATAAGTAATCATCCAGAGGCTGAAGAAGTTGCTGCACTCTACGGAATTAAATTTCATCACTGCCCAATTATCAATAAAGACAAAGTAGCTCAGGAAGCTAAGATACTAGAAATTCTCCAACCGCTTGATATTGATTTTATTGTCATGGCTCGTTATATGCAAATTCTTAGTGAGGATTTTATCAATCAATATTCTTACAATATTATTAATGTGCATCATAGCTTCTTGCCGAGTTTTAAGGGAGCCAATCCTTATCATCAGGCTTATGAGAAAGGAGTCAAGATTATTGGTGCGACAGCTCACTATGCGACAGCTGATCTTGATATGGGTCCAATTATTGCTCAGGATGTTACTACTGTGAATTATAAGGACACTGCTAATGATTATGTCTCCAAAGGTCGTGATATCGAAGAGCTTGTATTTTCTCGTGCTATTAAAGCTCACAGCGAAGACAAGATCATTGTCTTTGATAATAAGACAATTGTTTTTCATTAA
- the hisD gene encoding histidinol dehydrogenase: MTLEDIERINLRLSDLNLAAKEATVSKIVQRVKREGDKAVIAYTKEFDNYEYEDGFEVELDLDDLPNFNELEEDLQMSLKRAYERIERFHQEEVKESKLDYGWSYRGDLGERLGVKYQAIDSVAIYIPGGQAPLLSTVLMTAIPAKVAGVRRIVMLSPPPINAGILAAAELCGVDEVYAIGGAQAIAAAAYGTESIEPVDKIVGPGNIYVSLAKKQVFGTVGIDGIYGPSELAIIADASASAKQIAADLLSQLEHGSGLESTLLLTDSEDLLHETKKQIEKQILAFDSKTVEQIATIRSSLEKWSALILTEDLLEAVDIVNQYAPEHLELHTKDPQALVDKIKSSGAIFIGANSCESLGDYIAGPSHCLPTGGSTRFSSGLQVIDFITKTSLIDFSTVDNSTVEFRNMIEDVARIARAEGLEGHARAMEARD, translated from the coding sequence ATGACACTCGAAGACATAGAAAGAATCAATCTCCGTTTATCAGACCTTAATTTGGCTGCTAAAGAAGCTACTGTGTCTAAGATTGTACAAAGGGTCAAGCGCGAGGGTGATAAAGCAGTTATTGCTTATACTAAGGAATTTGATAACTATGAATATGAGGATGGATTTGAAGTCGAACTTGATCTTGATGACCTGCCCAACTTTAATGAATTAGAAGAAGACCTGCAAATGTCCTTGAAAAGAGCATACGAAAGGATTGAAAGATTTCACCAAGAAGAAGTCAAAGAGAGCAAGCTCGATTATGGTTGGTCTTATAGAGGTGATCTTGGAGAAAGACTTGGTGTCAAATACCAAGCAATTGATTCAGTGGCAATCTATATTCCAGGTGGACAAGCTCCTTTGCTTTCAACTGTTTTGATGACTGCAATACCAGCAAAGGTTGCTGGTGTCAGGCGTATTGTAATGTTGAGTCCACCACCTATTAATGCAGGTATTCTTGCTGCCGCTGAGCTTTGCGGTGTTGATGAGGTTTATGCAATCGGAGGGGCTCAAGCAATCGCAGCTGCTGCTTATGGTACAGAGTCAATTGAACCTGTTGATAAAATCGTTGGTCCTGGTAATATCTATGTCAGCCTCGCTAAAAAACAAGTCTTTGGTACTGTCGGTATCGATGGAATTTATGGACCGAGTGAGCTGGCGATTATTGCTGATGCATCTGCTTCGGCTAAGCAAATTGCTGCTGATTTATTGAGTCAACTCGAACATGGTTCAGGACTTGAGTCGACACTTCTATTAACTGATTCAGAAGATCTTTTGCATGAAACGAAAAAACAAATAGAAAAACAAATTCTTGCTTTTGATTCAAAAACAGTTGAACAGATTGCAACAATCAGAAGCTCATTAGAAAAATGGTCAGCTTTGATTTTGACTGAAGATTTGTTAGAAGCTGTGGATATAGTCAATCAATATGCTCCAGAACATTTGGAATTGCACACCAAAGATCCGCAAGCATTGGTTGACAAAATTAAATCTTCAGGTGCAATATTTATAGGTGCCAATTCTTGCGAAAGCCTTGGTGATTATATTGCAGGACCTAGTCACTGTCTGCCAACTGGAGGATCAACTCGTTTTTCTTCCGGGCTGCAAGTTATTGACTTTATTACTAAGACAAGTTTGATAGATTTTTCTACTGTTGATAATTCTACTGTCGAATTTAGAAATATGATTGAAGATGTTGCCCGGATAGCTAGAGCGGAAGGGCTTGAAGGTCACGCTAGAGCCATGGAGGCAAGAGATTAA
- a CDS encoding MBL fold metallo-hydrolase, with product MTETLPLIIKQLELGPMDNYIYIVANSKTKEAVVIDPAWDVDAIEKELTNNGLKLKAALITHGHADHTNGIEALLKTHDVPIYVSEHEASFYKPVGENIKEVKENHQLELGDIKIDFVHTPGHTPGSQCFHVHGNLVSGDTLFLDGCGRCDMPGGDAEVMFDTIANKLMKMPDSTIIYPGHNYHHLCCDSLENQKQTNPYLQAENLNKFISRRMG from the coding sequence ATGACAGAAACACTCCCCTTAATAATCAAACAACTTGAGTTAGGTCCCATGGACAACTACATATATATAGTTGCAAATTCCAAGACAAAAGAAGCTGTTGTTATAGATCCGGCTTGGGATGTTGATGCAATCGAAAAGGAATTAACTAATAATGGCTTGAAACTCAAAGCTGCTTTGATTACACACGGACATGCAGATCACACCAATGGTATTGAAGCTCTTTTGAAAACTCATGACGTCCCTATTTATGTTTCTGAACATGAAGCGAGTTTTTATAAACCGGTTGGTGAGAATATAAAAGAAGTCAAAGAGAATCATCAGCTTGAGCTTGGTGATATCAAAATTGATTTTGTGCATACACCTGGTCATACACCTGGCTCTCAGTGTTTTCATGTGCATGGTAATTTAGTTTCTGGTGACACTTTATTTCTTGATGGTTGTGGTCGTTGTGATATGCCAGGTGGTGATGCTGAAGTGATGTTTGATACTATCGCCAACAAGTTAATGAAAATGCCCGATTCTACAATTATCTATCCAGGGCATAATTATCATCATCTTTGTTGTGATAGCTTGGAGAATCAAAAGCAAACCAATCCTTATCTTCAAGCAGAAAACTTAAACAAGTTTATATCGCGTAGGATGGGGTAA
- a CDS encoding UDP-N-acetylmuramoyl-tripeptide--D-alanyl-D-alanine ligase, with protein sequence MGHLLNKTQYIKISTDTRTLKQGDIYLALKGDSFDGHQFIDQALSLGADIIISEQKHADSKIKVVTNTLETYHQLANEYRNLINPITIAITGSSGKTTLKELLIKLLEQKYKVHATEANFNNEIGVPKTILSMPEDTEVLILEMGMRGLGEIQLLSETSEPNIAIITNTGTAHIERLGSVEKIREAKLEIVKGIREKGIGQRGRLVVDPKLYQSIKDQYQDLDISEFSLSAIPYSLSQYLLLSDGLLASINAAIVVGKLLKLTEEQIQDGINNYRPTPGRGQFIEHHGNLYIDETYNSNPEAVRNSVYALIKQFPDDYKIALLGDIKESQAKLIEELFIELQQLENDKFKLLDARNMNAEQATKLLDTKLKANHKNIILVKASRAAKFENCINNRITSFGEK encoded by the coding sequence ATGGGTCATCTCCTTAATAAAACCCAATATATAAAGATCAGTACTGATACTAGGACTTTAAAACAAGGTGATATTTATCTAGCACTTAAAGGTGACAGCTTTGACGGTCATCAATTTATAGACCAAGCATTATCACTAGGTGCTGATATCATCATTTCTGAGCAAAAACATGCTGATTCCAAAATCAAAGTCGTTACAAACACACTTGAGACTTATCATCAACTAGCTAATGAGTACCGCAACTTAATCAATCCAATCACTATTGCAATTACAGGGAGCTCAGGCAAAACAACTCTCAAAGAACTGCTTATCAAACTATTAGAACAAAAATACAAAGTACATGCCACCGAAGCCAACTTCAATAATGAGATTGGTGTTCCCAAAACAATTCTATCAATGCCTGAAGATACCGAAGTATTGATTCTTGAGATGGGCATGCGCGGGCTTGGTGAGATCCAGTTACTCAGTGAAACTTCAGAACCTAATATAGCCATCATTACTAATACGGGGACGGCACATATTGAAAGACTTGGTAGCGTAGAGAAAATTCGTGAAGCCAAACTTGAAATCGTCAAAGGGATTAGGGAAAAGGGAATTGGACAGAGAGGTAGATTAGTTGTTGATCCTAAGTTGTATCAATCTATCAAAGACCAGTATCAGGACCTAGACATTAGCGAATTTTCCCTATCAGCTATCCCCTATTCCCTATCTCAATACTTGCTTCTTTCTGACGGTCTACTTGCTTCGATCAATGCAGCAATTGTAGTTGGCAAATTACTCAAACTCACAGAAGAACAGATACAAGATGGGATTAATAATTATCGACCAACACCAGGAAGAGGTCAATTCATCGAGCATCACGGTAATTTATATATAGATGAGACTTATAACTCCAATCCAGAAGCAGTTCGCAATTCAGTCTATGCATTAATCAAACAATTTCCAGATGATTACAAGATCGCCTTGCTGGGAGATATCAAAGAGTCACAAGCAAAATTAATAGAAGAACTTTTTATAGAATTACAACAACTTGAAAACGACAAATTCAAATTACTTGATGCGCGTAACATGAATGCAGAGCAGGCTACAAAACTACTCGACACAAAGCTAAAAGCAAATCACAAAAATATAATCCTCGTCAAAGCATCAAGAGCAGCTAAGTTTGAAAACTGCATAAACAACCGTATTACGTCCTTCGGAGAGAAATAA
- the nth gene encoding endonuclease III has protein sequence MDLKNKTRTITKKLKDHYGPVKCFLRHRNLFELIGAVCLSAQCTDDRVNMTTPALFKKFPTAAKMAAAKQSEVEQLVKSCGFYKNKARNLILMSQRLMSHHAGEVPDSMEELVQLAGVGRKTANVILGTWFKKPAGVVVDTHVKRITTLLGLTQNAEPEKIEQDLNKIVPKKYWADFSLWLISHGRETCIARRAQCDKCLLNKQCDYYLSRLSLN, from the coding sequence ATGGACTTGAAAAACAAAACACGCACCATTACCAAAAAACTCAAAGACCACTATGGTCCAGTCAAATGCTTCTTGCGCCACCGTAATCTTTTTGAATTAATTGGAGCAGTTTGTCTCTCTGCTCAATGTACTGATGACAGAGTCAATATGACTACTCCTGCACTTTTCAAAAAATTTCCAACAGCAGCCAAAATGGCAGCAGCAAAACAAAGTGAGGTAGAGCAACTCGTGAAGTCTTGCGGTTTTTATAAAAACAAGGCGCGCAATCTCATTCTCATGTCACAAAGACTAATGTCACATCACGCTGGCGAAGTGCCAGATAGCATGGAAGAATTAGTTCAATTAGCTGGAGTTGGTCGTAAAACAGCAAACGTGATACTTGGAACTTGGTTTAAAAAACCAGCAGGTGTTGTAGTTGATACTCACGTCAAACGAATCACCACTTTACTTGGTTTAACCCAAAATGCTGAACCTGAAAAAATCGAACAGGATCTAAATAAAATAGTGCCAAAGAAATATTGGGCAGATTTTTCACTTTGGCTAATATCTCATGGACGCGAAACATGTATAGCAAGACGAGCCCAATGTGATAAATGTTTATTAAACAAGCAATGCGATTATTATCTATCAAGACTATCGCTAAATTAA